The following proteins are co-located in the Prionailurus viverrinus isolate Anna chromosome A1, UM_Priviv_1.0, whole genome shotgun sequence genome:
- the LOC125163951 gene encoding olfactory receptor 1C1, whose translation METGNLTIIKDFVLLGLSGSAEQQHFLSVLFLCMYLITISGNMLIILVVGFDFHLHLPMYFFLSNLAFVDICFTSTTIPQMIVNIVTDTQTISFIGCLSQLFFFISFVNMDSLLLCVMAYDRYVAICRPLHYTTIMNLHFCVQLVAGLRIVTYLHALVHTLLMAHLYFCASNIIHHFFCDLNPLLKLSCSDISLNVMVIFIVGGLFALTPLICILISYGLIFSTILKITSTQGKQKAFSTCGCHLSVVVLFYGTASAVYFTPSSSFIPESDTLLAIMYTVVTPMVNPFIYSLRNNDMKRTLQKMLCKDLHF comes from the coding sequence ATGGAAACAGGAAATCTAACAATTATCAAGGATTTTGTCCTTCTGGGACTTTCTGGATCAGCAGAGCAGCAACATTTCCTATCTGTGCTCTTCCTATGTATGTACTTAATCACTATATCAGGCAACATGCTCATCATCTTGGTTGTGGGCTTTGACTTTCACCTCCATTtacccatgtatttcttccttaGTAACTTGGCCTTTGTTGATATCTGTTTTACCTCGACTACTATCCCCCAAATGATAGTGAACATCGTGACTGATACACAGACAATCTCTTTCATAGGATGCCTCAGCcagcttttcttcttcatttcttttgtgaatATGGACAGCCTTCTTCTCTGTGTGATGGCATACGATAGGTATGTGGCAATTTGCCGCCCTTTACATTATACTACAATTATGAATCTGCACTTTTGTGTCCAGCTAGTGGCTGGGCTCCGGATTGTCACTTATCTCCATGCCCTCGTACACACTCTCTTAATGGCACATCTGTACTTCTGTGCTTCCAATATCATCCACCATTTCTTCTGTGATCTCAACCCTCTCTTGAAGCTCTCTTGCTCTGATATATCCCTCAATGTGATGGTTATTTTTATAGTGGGAGGTCTATTTGCTCTCACTCCCCTTATCTGCATCCTCATATCTTATGGACTGATCTTCTCCACGATCCTGAAGATCACATCTACTCAGGGGAAACAGAAAGCTTTCTCCACCTGTGGTTGCCACCTGTCAGTGGTGGTGTTGTTCTATGGCACCGCCAGTGCTGTCTATttcaccccctcctcctcttttatCCCTGAGAGTGACACCTTGTTAGCCATCATGTATACAGTGGTGACTCCAATGGTAAATCCTTTCATCTACAGTCTAAGGAACAACGACATGAAGAGAACACTTCAGAAAATGCTTTGTAAGGATTTACACTTTTAG
- the LOC125163958 gene encoding olfactory receptor 14A16-like: MENFTSGGTFFLMGFSDIREIQILHAVLFLLIYLAAILGNLLIITLTTNDHQLHTPMYFFLKNLSFLDLCLISITVPKSIMNSLMNQNTISFLGCVSQVFFFFLLASTEVALLTVMSYDRYVAICHPLRYDIILGHEACIQMATSSWISGCLNAILHTASTFSISICGPPKVNQFFCDVPQLLSLACSYNIGELVVIGLSLLLDFGCFVFIDISYYYVFSTVLRMPSVEGRHKAISTCLPHLIVVTLFLSSGFFAYLHPLSKSPSLFDLLVSVFYTVVPPTINPLIYSLRNKDMKMALRKLMNKEEAKYVP, translated from the exons atggaaaacttcACCTCTGGAGGAACATTCTTCCTCATGGGCTTCTCAGATATTAGGGAGATCCAGATCTTACATGCGGTCCTGTTTTTGCTAATTTACCTGGCAGCCATACTGGGGAACCTTCTCATCATCACCCTCACGACCAATGATCATCAGCTCCACACTCCAATGTACTTTTTCCTGAAGAACCTGTCTTTTCTGGATCTCTGCCTCATTTCCATCACTGTTCCCAAATCCATCATGAACTCTCTAATGAATCAAAACACAATTTCCTTTCTTGGATGTGTTTCAcaggtctttttcttcttcctcttagcCAGTACAGAAGTAGCGCTACTCACAGTCATGTCTTATGACCGCTATGTTGCCATCTGCCATCCTCTCAGATATGACATCATCCTAGGCCATGAAGCTTGCATACAGATGGCCACCTCTTCATGGATCAGTGGATGTCTCAATGCAATTCTTCATACAGCTTCTACCTTTTCCATATCCATATGCGGGCCTCCTAAAGTTAATCAGTTCTTCTGTGATGTCCCACAACTCCTCTCTCTTGCCTGTTCATATAACATTGGGGAATTAGTAGTCATTGGCCTCAGCCTACTGTTAGATTTTGGCTGTTTTGTGTTTATTGATATTTCTTACTATTATGTATTCTCCACTGTGCTGAGGATGCCCTCTGTAGAAGGCAGGCACAAAGCTATCTCTACATGTTTGCCTCACCTCATTGTTgtgactctgtttctctcttctgggTTTTTTGCCTATTTACACCCCTTATCCAAATCTCCATCACTCTTTGATTTGCTAGTTTCAGTATTCTATACTGTGGTGCCACCCACCATAAACCCCCTCATCTATAGTCTGAGAAATAAGGATATGAAGATGGCACTAAGGAAATT AATGAATAAGGAAGAAGCA aagtACGTACCATAA